One Bosea sp. 685 DNA segment encodes these proteins:
- the murD gene encoding UDP-N-acetylmuramoyl-L-alanine--D-glutamate ligase, with protein sequence MTPVTVFKGKRLALFGLGGSGLATVRALKAGGAEVAAWDDNQASRDKASVEGIAIVDLALADWAGFAAFILSPGVPLTHPQPHWTVEKARVAGVEIIGDVELFFRERAKIAPAAPVVCITGTNGKSTTTALIAHVLRQAGRDVQMGGNIGTAVLALEPPAQARIHVIECSSYQIDLAPSLTPTVGIQMNLTPDHLDRHGTFENYGAIKERLVAQSDIAVIGVDDEPSKQMARRRAASGLPLVKISGEQPLDEGVFAGITANAGKLDTRIVQVKDGKPKVVANLAGIGSLRGSHNAQNAAAAFAACFALGLSAEEIAAGFKTYPGLAHRMEEIGRVGRIVFINDSKATNADSTEKALTSFRDIFWILGGKAKEGGIESLTRYFPNIAKAYLIGAASDLFAATFDQDGRVAYERSGTLDVAVAAATRDAQAQPGEGEIAVLLSPACASFDQFPNFEVRGDAFRALVKALPGFVGFGAG encoded by the coding sequence ATGACGCCCGTGACAGTTTTCAAAGGCAAGCGCCTGGCTCTATTCGGGCTCGGCGGCTCGGGGCTGGCCACAGTGCGCGCCTTGAAGGCGGGCGGGGCGGAGGTCGCGGCTTGGGACGACAACCAAGCGAGCCGCGACAAGGCTTCAGTCGAGGGCATTGCGATCGTCGATCTCGCCTTGGCGGACTGGGCGGGTTTTGCGGCGTTCATCCTATCGCCGGGCGTGCCGCTGACCCATCCGCAGCCGCATTGGACGGTCGAGAAGGCCAGGGTCGCCGGCGTCGAGATCATCGGCGATGTCGAATTGTTCTTCCGCGAGCGGGCGAAGATCGCGCCCGCCGCGCCGGTCGTCTGCATCACCGGCACCAATGGCAAGTCGACGACGACGGCGCTGATCGCGCATGTGCTGCGCCAGGCCGGCCGCGATGTGCAGATGGGCGGCAATATCGGCACGGCCGTGCTGGCGCTGGAGCCGCCGGCGCAAGCCCGCATCCATGTCATCGAATGCTCGAGCTACCAGATCGACCTCGCGCCCTCGCTGACGCCGACCGTCGGCATCCAGATGAACCTGACGCCGGACCATCTCGACCGGCACGGCACCTTCGAAAACTACGGCGCGATCAAGGAGCGCCTCGTCGCCCAGTCCGACATCGCCGTGATCGGCGTCGATGACGAGCCGTCCAAGCAGATGGCGCGGCGGCGCGCGGCCTCAGGCCTGCCGCTGGTCAAGATCAGCGGCGAGCAGCCGCTGGATGAGGGCGTCTTCGCCGGCATCACGGCCAATGCCGGCAAGCTCGACACCCGCATCGTCCAGGTCAAGGACGGCAAGCCCAAGGTCGTGGCGAACCTCGCCGGCATCGGCAGCTTACGCGGCTCCCACAATGCCCAGAACGCGGCGGCGGCTTTTGCGGCCTGTTTCGCGCTGGGACTGAGCGCCGAGGAGATCGCGGCGGGCTTCAAGACCTATCCGGGGCTGGCCCACCGCATGGAGGAGATCGGCCGCGTCGGCCGGATCGTCTTCATCAATGATTCCAAGGCGACCAACGCCGATTCCACCGAAAAGGCGCTGACCTCCTTCCGCGACATCTTCTGGATTTTGGGCGGCAAGGCGAAGGAGGGCGGCATCGAGAGCCTGACGCGCTACTTCCCCAACATCGCCAAGGCCTATCTCATCGGCGCGGCGAGCGATCTGTTCGCGGCGACCTTCGATCAGGACGGCCGCGTCGCTTACGAGCGCAGCGGCACGCTCGATGTCGCGGTCGCTGCCGCGACACGCGACGCGCAGGCTCAGCCCGGCGAAGGCGAGATCGCGGTGCTGCTCTCGCCGGCTTGCGCCTCCTTCGACCAGTTCCCGAATTTCGAGGTGCGCGGCGACGCCTTCAGGGCGTTGGTCAAGGCCTTGCCGGGATTTGTGGGGTTCGGAGCGGGTTAG
- a CDS encoding UDP-N-acetylmuramoylalanyl-D-glutamyl-2,6-diaminopimelate--D-alanyl-D-alanine ligase, protein MSAPLWSGDSLVAAMGARLAGAMPAAVTGASIDTRTLEPGDAFFAIQGEARDGHEFVAGALAKGAALAVIDEAHAARFSGEGPYAVVPDVLRAMELAGAARRAELKAQVVAVTGSVGKTGTKEALRLVLSRQGKTHAPVASYNNHWGVPLTLCRTPADVAYGVYEIGMSNPGEILPLARLVRPHVAIITTIQPVHLAAFASLEGIAEEKASVFWALEPGGTAIINADIPQTELLRSLAKAGPAGRIISFGESMDADVRLVSCALKPDVSTVDAVVMGQPVTYRLGSPGKHIVLNSLAVLAAVAALGADLALAALALGDLKPPAGRGARQILQGPGGAFALIDESYNGNPASMRAAIENLGRMPVSGRGRRVAVLGDMLELGPSGPDLHKGLAEVVLGNGVDKVFACGPLMRGLYDSLPSTLRGAYAAQSSGLEPLVLDAIRAGDVVTVKGSLGSRMGPIVKAIVARFPALQADE, encoded by the coding sequence ATGAGCGCGCCCTTGTGGAGCGGAGACAGCCTGGTCGCGGCCATGGGGGCGCGGCTTGCCGGGGCAATGCCGGCCGCCGTGACAGGGGCTTCGATCGACACCCGCACGCTGGAGCCGGGCGACGCCTTCTTCGCCATCCAGGGGGAGGCGCGCGACGGCCATGAATTCGTCGCTGGGGCGCTCGCGAAAGGCGCCGCGCTCGCGGTGATCGACGAGGCGCATGCCGCACGATTCAGCGGCGAGGGGCCTTACGCCGTGGTGCCCGACGTGCTGCGGGCGATGGAGTTGGCCGGCGCGGCGCGCCGGGCCGAACTCAAGGCCCAGGTCGTCGCGGTGACGGGCTCCGTCGGCAAGACCGGCACCAAGGAAGCGCTGCGGCTCGTCCTGTCGCGTCAGGGCAAGACGCACGCACCGGTCGCCTCCTACAATAATCACTGGGGCGTGCCACTGACCTTGTGCCGCACGCCGGCCGATGTCGCCTATGGCGTTTATGAGATCGGCATGAGCAACCCCGGCGAAATCCTGCCGCTGGCCCGGCTCGTGCGCCCGCATGTCGCGATCATCACGACGATCCAGCCGGTGCATTTGGCGGCCTTCGCCTCGCTCGAAGGCATCGCCGAAGAAAAGGCCTCGGTGTTCTGGGCCTTGGAGCCTGGCGGCACCGCCATCATCAACGCCGACATCCCACAGACCGAGCTCTTGCGCAGTCTCGCCAAGGCCGGCCCGGCCGGGCGCATCATCAGCTTCGGCGAGAGCATGGATGCCGATGTCAGGCTGGTTTCCTGCGCGCTGAAACCGGATGTCTCCACGGTCGATGCCGTGGTGATGGGCCAGCCGGTCACCTATCGGCTCGGCAGCCCGGGCAAGCATATCGTGCTGAATTCGCTCGCGGTTCTCGCTGCCGTCGCGGCGCTTGGCGCCGATCTCGCTTTGGCGGCGCTGGCGCTGGGCGATCTCAAGCCGCCGGCCGGACGCGGCGCACGGCAGATCCTGCAAGGGCCGGGCGGGGCCTTCGCACTGATCGACGAGAGCTATAACGGCAACCCGGCCTCGATGCGGGCGGCGATCGAGAATCTCGGTCGCATGCCGGTCTCCGGGCGCGGCCGGCGCGTTGCCGTGCTGGGCGACATGCTGGAGCTTGGGCCGAGCGGGCCCGACCTCCACAAAGGCCTGGCCGAGGTTGTGCTCGGCAACGGCGTCGACAAGGTTTTCGCCTGTGGTCCATTGATGCGCGGGCTCTACGACAGCTTGCCATCCACCCTTCGGGGGGCTTATGCCGCCCAGTCGAGCGGACTCGAGCCGCTCGTACTGGATGCGATCAGGGCCGGCGACGTCGTCACGGTCAAGGGGTCGCTGGGTTCGCGCATGGGGCCGATCGTGAAGGCGATCGTGGCGCGCTTTCCGGCCCTGCAGGCCGATGAATAG
- the mraY gene encoding phospho-N-acetylmuramoyl-pentapeptide-transferase: MLVWLADFSGTFPILNVFRYITFRAGGATATALLFVFFFGPVAISWLRIKQGKGQPIRTDGPESHLAKRGTPTMGGLMILAGLFAATLLWGNLRNPYVWIVLGVTASYGAIGFYDDFLKVTKQSHKGFSGRARLLLEVAIALIACTFIMQTQPPAISSGFAMPFLKEAIIPLGILFPLVAAFVVVGAGNSVNLTDGLDGLAIVPVMIAAGTFGFIAYLAGNAIFANYLQIHHVPGVGELAVICGAMMGAGLGFLWFNAPPAQIFMGDTGSLGLGGMLGTIAVAIKHEIVLAIVGGLFVVEALSVIIQVAVFKRTGKRVFLMAPIHHHFEKLGWTEPQVVIRFWIISVVLALVGLSTLKLR, encoded by the coding sequence ATGCTTGTCTGGCTCGCCGACTTCTCCGGCACGTTCCCGATCCTGAACGTGTTCCGCTACATCACCTTCCGCGCTGGCGGTGCAACTGCGACCGCGCTTCTTTTTGTCTTCTTCTTCGGTCCGGTTGCGATCTCCTGGCTGCGCATCAAGCAAGGCAAGGGCCAGCCGATCCGCACTGACGGACCGGAATCCCATCTCGCCAAGCGCGGCACGCCGACCATGGGCGGGCTGATGATCCTGGCCGGGCTGTTCGCGGCAACGCTGCTCTGGGGCAATCTGCGCAATCCTTACGTCTGGATCGTGCTCGGGGTCACCGCGAGCTACGGCGCCATCGGCTTCTACGACGATTTCCTGAAGGTCACGAAGCAGTCCCACAAGGGCTTCTCCGGCAGGGCAAGGCTCCTGCTCGAGGTGGCGATCGCGCTGATCGCCTGCACCTTCATCATGCAGACGCAGCCGCCGGCGATCTCGTCGGGCTTCGCCATGCCCTTCCTCAAGGAAGCGATCATTCCGCTCGGCATCCTGTTCCCGCTGGTCGCCGCCTTCGTCGTGGTCGGGGCCGGTAATTCGGTGAACCTGACCGACGGGCTCGACGGGCTCGCCATCGTGCCGGTGATGATCGCGGCCGGCACCTTCGGCTTCATTGCTTATCTCGCCGGTAACGCCATCTTCGCCAACTATCTGCAGATCCATCATGTCCCAGGCGTCGGCGAGCTCGCCGTGATCTGCGGCGCGATGATGGGTGCGGGGCTCGGCTTCCTCTGGTTCAATGCGCCGCCGGCGCAGATCTTCATGGGCGACACCGGCTCGCTCGGCCTGGGCGGCATGCTCGGCACCATAGCGGTCGCGATCAAGCACGAGATCGTGCTCGCCATCGTCGGCGGCCTGTTCGTGGTCGAGGCGCTCTCGGTCATCATCCAGGTCGCGGTGTTCAAGCGCACCGGCAAGCGCGTCTTCCTGATGGCACCGATCCACCATCATTTCGAGAAGCTGGGCTGGACCGAGCCGCAAGTGGTGATCCGCTTCTGGATCATCTCGGTGGTGCTGGCGCTGGTCGGTCTCTCCACGCTCAAGCTGCGCTGA